In Gammaproteobacteria bacterium, one genomic interval encodes:
- the rpsT gene encoding 30S ribosomal protein S20 has translation MANTKQAKKRIRQAEKHRRHNASMRSMLRTYIKKVAAAIAVGDQTNAIASLRSATPVIDRMANKGIIHKNKAARHKSRLTASIKKMEEQVGAKA, from the coding sequence TTGGCTAATACAAAGCAGGCAAAAAAACGCATCCGCCAAGCAGAAAAACATCGACGCCATAACGCCAGCATGCGCTCCATGCTCCGTACGTACATTAAAAAAGTCGCCGCTGCCATCGCTGTTGGTGATCAAACTAATGCAATTGCTTCGTTACGCTCTGCAACCCCTGTCATCGACAGAATGGCAAACAAAGGTATCATACATAAAAATAAAGCTGCTCGGCACAAAAGCAGGCTGACCGCTAGCATTAAGAAAATGGAAGAGCAAGTAGGCGCTAAAGCTTAA